The Streptomyces sp. NBC_00435 nucleotide sequence CAACGGTGGCGACACCAAGGGCGGCTGGACCGCCCTCGGCGCCGTCGTCTGACCCACGAGGGGACGAACAGGGAGAGGGAGGCCCCGCGCCGGGCGCACCGGGATGCCGCGGGCCTTCCCTCCCGCCCCGCCCTCAGGCCGTACCTCGGCACGCGGCCACGCGGGCGAAAATGAATCGGACGGCGATGTCGAGAACCCGTGGCCGGCTCCGTCCCTGCTGTGAACGCGACGAGAATGGGTCGCACCAGCACCAAGGAGATCACGATGGCCAAGTACTTGCTGCTCAAGCACTACCGCGGCGCCCCGAGCGCGTTCAACGGCGCCCCCATGGACCAGTGGACCCCCGAGGAGATCTCGGACCACATCCAGTACATGCGCGACTTCGCGACCCGGCTCGAGGGAACCGGCGAGTTCGTCGACGGCCAGGCACTCGCCCCCGAGGGCACCTGGGTCCGCTACGACGGCCAGGGCCGCCCCCCGGTCACCGACGGCCCCTTCGCCGAGACCAAGGACCTCATCGCCGGCTGGATGGTGATCGACGTCGACAGCTACGACCGTGCCGTTGAGCTGGCCGGGGAACTCTCGGCCGCCCCCGGCGCGGGCGGCAAGCCGATCCACGAATGGCTCGAGGTGCGCCCCTTCCTGGCCGCGCCGCCCACCATCACGGAGTGAGCCCCGTATGAACGAGGCACTGCTCCGAAGCCTCACACCGGGAGTCCTCGGGATCCTCGTCCGCCGCGGAGCCGACTTCGCGGCGGCCGAGGACGCCGTTCAGGACGCGCTGGTCGAGGCGGTCCGTGTCTGGCCGGCCGACCCGCCGCGCGACCCCAAGGGCTGGCTGATCACCGTGGCCTGGCGCCGCTTCCTCGACGCGACCCGCGCCGACACCGCCCGTCGCCGGCGCGAGGACACAGTGGAGGACCAGCCGGCGCCCGGGCCCGTACCCGCCGTGGACGACACCCTTCAGCTCTACTTCCTGTGCGCCCACCCCTCCCTCACCCCCTCCTCAGCGGTCGCGCTCACCCTGCGCGCCGTCGGAGGCCTGACCACCCGCCAGATCGCCCAGGCCTACCTGGTGCCCGAGGCGACCATGGCCCAGCGCATCAGCCGGGCCAAGCGCACCGTCGGCGGCATACGCTTCGACCAGCCCGGCGACGTCGCCACCGTGCTGCGCGTCCTCTACCTGGTCTTCAACGAGGGCTACGGCGGCGACATCGACCTCGCCGCCGAGGCCATCCGCCTCACCCGGCAGCTCGCGGCGGCCATCGACCACCCCGAGGTGGCGGGACTCCTCGCCCTCATGCTGCTCCACCACGCCCGCCGTGCGGCCCGGACCGCGCCCGACGGCAGCCTCGTCCCGCTCGCCGAGCAGGACCGTGCCCGCTGGGACACCGATGCGATCGCGGAGGGCATCGCCGTCCTGCACAGGGCCCTGGCCCGCGACCGGCTGGGGGAATTCCAGGCCCAGGCGGCCATCGCGGCACTCCATGCCGACGCGCCGACCGCCCAGGAGACCGACTGGGTGCAGATCGTCGAGTGGTACGACGAACTCGTGCGCCTGACCGGCAGCCCGGTCGTGCGGCTCAACCGCGCTGTCGCCCTCGGCGAGGCCGACGGGCCCCGCGCCGGCCTGGCGGCGCTCGCCGCCCTGGACGACTCCCTGCCCCGCCACACCGCGGTGGCGGCCTACCTCCACGAACGCGACGGAGACCTCACGACGGCCGCACGCCTCTACGCCGAAGCCGCCCGCAAGGCACCCAACCTCGCCGAGCGCGACCACCTGACGCGGCAGGCCGCCCGCCTCAACGCCCGCCACCGC carries:
- a CDS encoding RNA polymerase sigma factor; translation: MNEALLRSLTPGVLGILVRRGADFAAAEDAVQDALVEAVRVWPADPPRDPKGWLITVAWRRFLDATRADTARRRREDTVEDQPAPGPVPAVDDTLQLYFLCAHPSLTPSSAVALTLRAVGGLTTRQIAQAYLVPEATMAQRISRAKRTVGGIRFDQPGDVATVLRVLYLVFNEGYGGDIDLAAEAIRLTRQLAAAIDHPEVAGLLALMLLHHARRAARTAPDGSLVPLAEQDRARWDTDAIAEGIAVLHRALARDRLGEFQAQAAIAALHADAPTAQETDWVQIVEWYDELVRLTGSPVVRLNRAVALGEADGPRAGLAALAALDDSLPRHTAVAAYLHERDGDLTTAARLYAEAARKAPNLAERDHLTRQAARLNARHR
- a CDS encoding YciI family protein, coding for MAKYLLLKHYRGAPSAFNGAPMDQWTPEEISDHIQYMRDFATRLEGTGEFVDGQALAPEGTWVRYDGQGRPPVTDGPFAETKDLIAGWMVIDVDSYDRAVELAGELSAAPGAGGKPIHEWLEVRPFLAAPPTITE